A genomic stretch from uncultured Pseudodesulfovibrio sp. includes:
- a CDS encoding chemotaxis protein — MATESTDILLEAGTNELEIVEFYLEEELKEEDQVELNQEDIQHEKGQIPSRKGYYGVNVAKVLEIIRKPDITEMPETSHPSVLGAFNLRSRIIPLLDLCIWLKKKRVENEPPKIIVTEFNQVTSAFMVSGVTRIHRISWEDVEAPNKYVSALSSDSITGVVKFDDRIVFILDLERIVSELNPDMRLRFDDNVEFDGNAGYKALIADDSPLIREMIRDMLGQAGFRVEKTNNGRECWERLKEYKRLAAVDNRPITDYVQVIVSDIEMPMMDGHHLTKKIKEDPVLHVLPVILFSSLITEKLRHRGETVGADDQVSKPEITYLAQKAASLILERQKALR; from the coding sequence ATGGCCACTGAGTCGACCGACATTCTGCTAGAGGCCGGAACCAACGAACTCGAAATCGTGGAATTCTACCTTGAGGAAGAGCTCAAGGAAGAGGATCAAGTCGAGTTGAATCAGGAAGACATACAACACGAAAAAGGACAGATACCAAGCCGCAAAGGCTACTACGGCGTCAATGTCGCCAAAGTCCTTGAAATCATCCGTAAACCGGACATCACCGAAATGCCCGAAACGTCCCACCCTTCAGTGCTTGGGGCATTCAATCTCCGCTCCCGAATCATACCACTGCTTGACCTCTGCATATGGCTCAAGAAAAAACGTGTGGAAAACGAGCCGCCCAAGATCATTGTCACTGAATTCAACCAAGTTACATCGGCCTTCATGGTTTCTGGCGTCACCCGCATTCACCGCATTTCATGGGAAGACGTCGAAGCTCCCAACAAATATGTATCAGCCCTTTCCTCGGACTCCATTACGGGTGTGGTCAAATTCGATGACCGCATCGTTTTCATCCTCGACCTGGAGCGCATTGTCTCCGAGCTCAACCCGGACATGCGCCTACGATTTGACGACAACGTAGAATTCGACGGCAACGCCGGATACAAGGCCCTTATCGCCGACGACTCCCCACTCATTCGTGAAATGATCCGTGACATGCTCGGTCAGGCCGGTTTCCGCGTCGAAAAGACCAACAACGGTCGAGAATGCTGGGAACGCCTCAAAGAGTACAAGCGGTTGGCTGCTGTCGACAACCGACCCATCACAGACTACGTGCAAGTCATAGTCTCGGATATCGAAATGCCCATGATGGACGGTCATCATCTCACCAAAAAGATCAAAGAAGACCCGGTTCTCCACGTATTGCCGGTTATCCTCTTCTCCTCGCTCATCACCGAAAAGCTCCGGCACAGAGGTGAAACCGTCGGCGCAGATGATCAGGTTTCCAAGCCAGAAATCACCTACCTCGCCCAAAAAGCCGCATCGCTCATCTTAGAACGCCAAAAGGCATTGCGCTAG
- the hypE gene encoding hydrogenase expression/formation protein HypE, with translation MSDKVLLDYGSGGRASQRLISQLFLGHLGNDELNRLNDAAELSMSGRLAMSTDSFTVDPIFFPGGNIGSLAVHGTVNDVAMMGAIPRYMTCAYIIEEGFPMDDLEKIVASMGEAVRHAGVSIVSGDTKVVPKGAVDKIFINTTGIGDIIVDPAPSGDAARPGDAVLISGTIGDHGLTILGTREGLEFEADVQSDSAALNHLLVKLVQELPEVHVMRDPTRGGLATTLNEITVSSNVCCELQENAIPVRPEVKGGCSILGLDPLYLANEGKFICILPEEHAEKALEIMRSDPLGQDACRIGTMTDANPGKVVLVTQLGGKRLLGMLEGEQLPRIC, from the coding sequence ATGTCTGATAAAGTACTTCTCGATTACGGTAGCGGAGGACGCGCTTCACAGCGTCTCATTTCCCAGCTTTTTCTGGGTCATCTTGGCAACGACGAACTGAATCGTCTCAATGATGCGGCTGAATTGTCCATGTCCGGTCGGCTGGCTATGTCCACTGATTCCTTTACCGTGGACCCCATTTTCTTCCCCGGCGGGAACATAGGTTCTCTGGCTGTTCACGGGACGGTCAACGACGTTGCCATGATGGGAGCCATCCCTCGATACATGACCTGTGCATATATCATTGAAGAAGGATTTCCCATGGATGATCTGGAAAAGATCGTTGCTTCCATGGGTGAGGCCGTGCGGCATGCCGGTGTATCCATCGTTTCCGGTGATACCAAAGTCGTCCCCAAGGGCGCGGTAGACAAGATCTTTATCAATACAACTGGTATAGGCGACATCATTGTGGACCCGGCTCCCAGCGGTGACGCTGCCCGGCCCGGCGATGCCGTGCTGATTTCCGGTACTATCGGCGATCATGGTCTGACTATTCTCGGCACTCGTGAAGGTCTTGAATTCGAGGCCGATGTCCAGTCTGATTCCGCCGCCCTGAATCATCTGCTTGTCAAGTTGGTGCAGGAGCTGCCTGAAGTGCACGTTATGCGTGATCCCACTCGCGGCGGTCTGGCGACAACGTTGAACGAAATAACTGTCAGTTCCAACGTCTGTTGTGAATTGCAGGAAAATGCCATTCCCGTTCGACCTGAAGTCAAGGGCGGCTGTTCCATTCTCGGTCTTGATCCGTTGTATCTCGCTAACGAAGGCAAGTTCATCTGTATTCTGCCCGAGGAGCACGCCGAAAAAGCTCTCGAAATCATGCGTTCCGATCCGTTGGGTCAGGATGCCTGTCGTATAGGTACCATGACTGACGCCAATCCCGGTAAGGTCGTCCTCGTCACCCAGCTCGGCGGCAAGCGCCTGCTCGGTATGCTCGAAGGCGAGCAGTTGCCGAGAATCTGCTAG
- the hypD gene encoding hydrogenase formation protein HypD has translation MLDRMEAELESDLRFMEVCGTHTVAIFQSGLRSLLPKKIVHLSGPGCPVCVTHESEVNAFLDLADTDRVIMATFGDLMRVPGNNGRNLKKAVADGARVKVVYSPFDTLKLAKENPDDTVVFIGVGFETTAPTIAATMKMARQQGIKNLRILCFHKTVPLALDALLSDEAINVDGFILPGHVSAIIGTKPYDFIAEKYNKSAVVTGFEPLDILQSLNQMIDWRKKGEAHVVNNYTRIVGENGNPKAVEIMYEVFEQTDALWRGIGLIPGSGLEIRPEWEEFDAKKEFGITIEDCAPLKGCKCGDILKGIKQPDECPLFGKACTPANPVGPCMVSTEGSCAAYYKYKLD, from the coding sequence ATGCTGGACAGAATGGAGGCCGAGCTTGAGAGCGACCTTCGTTTCATGGAAGTCTGCGGTACGCATACTGTGGCTATTTTCCAGAGCGGACTGCGTTCGCTCCTCCCTAAGAAAATCGTGCATCTGAGCGGCCCCGGCTGTCCGGTTTGCGTGACCCACGAGTCCGAGGTGAATGCCTTTCTGGACCTCGCGGATACAGATCGCGTCATCATGGCGACGTTTGGCGATCTCATGCGCGTGCCCGGCAACAACGGGCGCAATTTGAAGAAAGCCGTGGCTGACGGTGCACGGGTGAAGGTGGTTTATTCCCCCTTCGATACCCTCAAGCTGGCAAAAGAGAATCCCGACGATACCGTTGTTTTCATTGGTGTTGGTTTCGAGACAACAGCCCCGACCATTGCGGCCACCATGAAGATGGCTCGGCAGCAGGGCATCAAGAATCTGCGCATTCTGTGTTTTCACAAGACCGTGCCTTTGGCCTTGGATGCGTTGTTGTCTGACGAAGCCATCAACGTGGACGGGTTTATTCTGCCTGGTCATGTCTCTGCCATCATCGGGACTAAGCCATATGATTTCATCGCAGAAAAATATAACAAATCCGCAGTGGTGACAGGTTTCGAACCGCTGGATATCCTTCAATCCCTGAACCAGATGATCGATTGGCGCAAAAAGGGCGAAGCCCATGTGGTCAACAATTACACACGCATCGTGGGTGAAAACGGCAACCCCAAGGCCGTGGAGATCATGTACGAGGTCTTTGAACAGACTGACGCATTGTGGCGTGGAATCGGCCTTATTCCCGGTTCCGGCTTAGAGATTCGGCCCGAGTGGGAAGAGTTCGACGCCAAGAAGGAATTCGGCATCACCATTGAGGACTGTGCCCCTCTCAAGGGATGCAAGTGTGGTGACATACTTAAAGGTATCAAGCAGCCTGATGAATGTCCGCTTTTCGGTAAGGCGTGCACTCCGGCCAATCCGGTCGGTCCGTGCATGGTTTCCACCGAGGGCAGTTGTGCTGCATATTACAAATATAAACTGGATTAA
- a CDS encoding HDIG domain-containing metalloprotein: MSEKDTSDIATEQYGSPLMPPPGIVFDPALPVPDDARCAEYWAQYGMLENVAEHSMKVANIATFMAHRAKEVGLPVDVATVRASALLHDIAKTYCILHGGNHSQLGGAWTMELTRNPAIASGVTHHVYWPFALDLEKYFTPLAVIYADKRVNHTDLVSIEERFKDLIKRYGIPLNLSDRIKATEEQALTLEKLLCDTLKVDLNACDFDSWRLV; the protein is encoded by the coding sequence ATGAGCGAAAAAGACACCTCCGATATCGCCACCGAACAATATGGCTCACCACTCATGCCGCCTCCGGGTATCGTGTTCGATCCGGCACTCCCTGTCCCCGACGATGCACGATGCGCAGAGTACTGGGCACAGTATGGTATGCTGGAAAACGTGGCTGAACATAGTATGAAGGTCGCAAACATAGCGACCTTCATGGCCCATCGAGCCAAAGAAGTCGGCCTGCCTGTCGATGTCGCGACAGTGCGTGCATCGGCTCTGCTGCATGATATCGCCAAGACTTACTGCATCCTGCACGGCGGCAACCACAGTCAGCTCGGCGGAGCCTGGACCATGGAACTGACCAGAAACCCGGCCATTGCCTCTGGGGTTACCCACCATGTCTACTGGCCTTTCGCTCTGGATCTCGAAAAATACTTCACACCCCTGGCCGTGATTTATGCGGACAAGCGCGTTAACCATACCGATCTTGTCTCCATTGAAGAACGGTTCAAAGACCTGATCAAACGGTACGGCATACCCCTGAATCTCAGTGACAGGATCAAAGCCACCGAAGAGCAGGCCCTCACCCTGGAAAAACTTTTATGCGATACGCTCAAGGTGGACTTGAATGCATGTGATTTTGATAGCTGGCGGCTGGTCTGA
- a CDS encoding D-alanine--D-alanine ligase, which produces MHVILIAGGWSDEREVSLSGAAKIRTALDELGHEVSFFDPADDFKNLLATAKQADFAFINLHGTPGEDGLVQAVLDKAGCPYQGAGPAASYLALNKAASKEVFEDKDIKTPEWQLVTPTQGRNARLELDLPVFVKPNKGGSSLGMSLVKRSEDFPAALDKVFAMCQSALIETFIPGVELTCGILGDRPLPLIMIKPKSGADFFDYENKYAADGAEEICPAPIDDALTKSIQQQMVTAHTALGLSGYSRGDFMVTAQGEAFLLEVNTLPGMTPTSLLPRAAANIGLSFTDLIAELIRLGMETRTR; this is translated from the coding sequence ATGCATGTGATTTTGATAGCTGGCGGCTGGTCTGACGAACGGGAAGTTTCCCTGTCCGGCGCCGCCAAGATTAGAACAGCCCTGGACGAACTCGGTCACGAGGTCTCTTTTTTCGACCCTGCTGATGATTTCAAGAACCTGCTTGCAACAGCCAAACAGGCTGATTTTGCCTTCATCAACCTGCACGGTACTCCCGGCGAAGACGGGTTGGTTCAGGCCGTGCTCGACAAGGCGGGCTGTCCATATCAGGGAGCCGGTCCGGCTGCTTCATATCTGGCGTTGAACAAAGCCGCGTCCAAGGAAGTTTTTGAGGACAAGGACATCAAAACCCCGGAGTGGCAGCTCGTAACGCCCACGCAAGGAAGAAATGCCCGGCTGGAACTGGATCTTCCGGTTTTCGTCAAACCGAACAAGGGCGGCTCCAGCCTCGGCATGTCTCTGGTCAAACGCAGTGAGGACTTTCCGGCCGCGCTCGACAAGGTGTTCGCCATGTGTCAGTCCGCATTGATCGAGACATTCATTCCAGGCGTAGAACTGACCTGCGGCATACTCGGGGATCGGCCGCTCCCGCTGATCATGATAAAGCCCAAAAGTGGTGCCGACTTCTTTGACTACGAAAACAAATACGCAGCAGACGGAGCAGAAGAAATCTGTCCCGCTCCCATCGACGATGCGCTCACCAAATCCATCCAGCAACAGATGGTGACGGCACACACCGCGCTCGGCCTCAGCGGATATAGTCGAGGAGACTTCATGGTCACAGCACAAGGCGAGGCCTTCCTGCTGGAAGTGAACACCCTGCCCGGCATGACCCCAACCAGTCTGCTGCCCCGTGCTGCCGCAAATATCGGCCTTTCCTTTACAGATCTCATAGCCGAACTCATCCGACTGGGCATGGAAACGAGGACACGGTAG
- a CDS encoding glycosyltransferase N-terminal domain-containing protein has product MVRSSVNMALKAYGLGWKCATPFLKLNSRLKEGWGQRTLTDGLPAPAHIWMQAASGGEAYLAWEVLKNLKSPFSESLRVLVTTNTLQGYETLTRAANDINGRKSGLAIQPWYFPFDDPVLMHRMVCQIRPQLALILETEIWPGFLNACKKSGVNILLANGRMSTKSLAGYLTWPGLFRDLSPDTVMAISEADGRRFGTLFGREKVWIMPNIKFDRMADAAPMDRNNNPLKDIIPQNSTFTVFGSVRRQEEAEITKLAAGLMRKRPKTILGLFPRHMHHMEIWETAMNSAGLNWTHRSRLNGPAEPGTVVLWDAFGELVPAYGLAQAAFVGGSLAPLGGQNFLEPLTCGVTPVTGPHWKNFAWVGRDIFESGLAVEAQDWQSAQNALLSILDKAADRRSIAKQAREYIEDRRGGAKAVCKRVADFFNKD; this is encoded by the coding sequence ATGGTCCGATCATCCGTAAACATGGCTCTGAAAGCCTATGGACTGGGCTGGAAGTGTGCGACACCGTTCCTGAAGCTGAATTCCCGTCTCAAGGAAGGCTGGGGACAGCGCACGCTGACCGACGGTCTGCCCGCTCCGGCCCATATATGGATGCAGGCGGCCAGTGGCGGAGAGGCGTATCTGGCGTGGGAGGTCCTCAAGAATCTCAAATCGCCCTTTTCTGAAAGCCTGCGAGTACTGGTCACGACCAATACACTCCAGGGTTACGAGACTCTGACCAGAGCAGCCAATGACATCAATGGCCGCAAATCCGGACTCGCTATTCAGCCATGGTATTTCCCTTTTGACGACCCTGTTCTCATGCACCGTATGGTCTGCCAAATACGGCCTCAACTGGCCTTGATCCTGGAAACGGAAATCTGGCCCGGATTCCTGAATGCATGCAAAAAGTCCGGCGTGAACATTTTGCTTGCCAATGGTCGCATGTCCACCAAAAGTCTGGCCGGATACCTGACCTGGCCCGGCCTGTTTCGAGATTTGTCACCCGATACGGTCATGGCAATTTCCGAGGCTGACGGAAGACGATTCGGCACCCTTTTCGGTCGCGAAAAGGTTTGGATCATGCCAAACATAAAATTTGACCGCATGGCTGATGCCGCGCCCATGGACCGAAACAACAATCCGCTTAAAGATATCATACCACAGAACAGCACTTTCACCGTCTTTGGCTCCGTACGCCGACAGGAAGAAGCGGAAATCACCAAATTGGCCGCAGGCCTGATGCGCAAACGCCCCAAGACGATTCTCGGTTTGTTTCCACGCCACATGCATCATATGGAAATATGGGAAACAGCAATGAATTCCGCTGGATTGAATTGGACCCACAGATCACGACTCAATGGGCCGGCCGAGCCCGGTACAGTCGTCCTTTGGGATGCGTTCGGCGAATTGGTCCCTGCATATGGTTTGGCGCAGGCGGCCTTCGTGGGCGGAAGCCTTGCTCCACTGGGCGGACAGAACTTCCTGGAACCATTGACCTGCGGCGTAACCCCGGTCACTGGCCCCCATTGGAAAAACTTTGCCTGGGTTGGTCGAGATATCTTTGAATCAGGATTGGCTGTGGAAGCACAAGACTGGCAATCTGCGCAAAATGCATTACTATCTATACTGGATAAAGCAGCGGATCGCCGCAGTATTGCCAAACAGGCAAGAGAATATATTGAAGACCGTAGAGGCGGCGCAAAAGCCGTCTGCAAACGGGTTGCCGATTTCTTCAATAAAGATTAA
- the kdsB gene encoding 3-deoxy-manno-octulosonate cytidylyltransferase — protein MNEFPECHGIIPARYESSRFPGKPLIEIKGMPMFWHVYSRAIQCPQMTSVTLATDDVRIFNAAEKLNVPVIMTRTDHSSGTDRVLEAARKLGIDAEAVVVNIQGDEPCLEPTMLTELLTPFAECEVRVTTLATAIGEKEALSPDRVKVVRAKNGRALYFSRSLVPYDRDEKMHGFLLHIGLYAFRMEALERFGSLEPSPLEQREKLEQLRLLEDGIDIYVTETQHTCHGVDRPDDLATVKNILEND, from the coding sequence ATGAACGAATTTCCCGAATGCCACGGCATAATCCCGGCGAGGTATGAATCCTCGCGTTTCCCAGGCAAGCCACTGATTGAGATCAAGGGCATGCCCATGTTCTGGCACGTCTACTCCCGGGCCATACAGTGTCCGCAGATGACAAGCGTCACCCTGGCTACAGACGACGTGCGTATTTTCAATGCGGCAGAGAAACTGAACGTCCCGGTCATAATGACCCGGACCGACCATTCCAGCGGAACGGATCGAGTGTTGGAAGCCGCTCGGAAGCTCGGCATCGATGCAGAGGCCGTGGTGGTGAATATTCAGGGCGACGAACCATGCCTGGAGCCGACCATGCTGACCGAACTGCTAACACCGTTTGCCGAGTGCGAGGTTCGCGTGACTACTCTGGCAACGGCCATAGGCGAAAAGGAAGCCCTTTCCCCGGATCGGGTCAAGGTGGTTCGGGCCAAAAACGGACGAGCACTCTACTTTTCACGTTCACTCGTCCCCTATGACCGCGATGAAAAAATGCACGGATTCCTCCTTCACATCGGACTGTACGCATTCCGTATGGAGGCTCTGGAACGGTTTGGCAGCCTCGAACCAAGCCCGCTGGAACAACGCGAAAAGCTGGAGCAACTCCGTCTGCTTGAAGACGGTATCGATATTTACGTGACTGAGACACAACACACCTGCCACGGCGTGGACAGGCCCGATGATCTCGCAACTGTAAAGAACATTCTGGAGAACGATTGA
- the carA gene encoding glutamine-hydrolyzing carbamoyl-phosphate synthase small subunit, with amino-acid sequence MKAILALEDGTIFKGTSFTGQGEASGEVIFNTGMTGYQEILTDPSYTGQMVTMTYPLIGNYGVNPEDVESDKIQVGGFIVKECCKRPSNWRSTMSLPDYLTEVGVMGIEGIDTRALTRHLRLHGAQRGYIATGDVNPEELVRKAQSIENMEGLNLADRVSCDRPYTWDGTKPVFIDDMKNFAWSGTGPKLAVYDFGIKWNILRLMAAEGFDMIVLPSNYTAAQVRELRPDAVFLSNGPGDPAAVTSAVQAAKELYEEYPIAGICLGHQILGLAMGGKTFKLKFGHHGCNHPVIDLHTEKIEISSQNHGFCVDIEGLDFLEPTHKNLNDNTLEGFRHKERPLLAIQHHPEAGPGPHDSRYFFARFRDMVRTSTGI; translated from the coding sequence ATGAAAGCGATACTTGCCCTCGAAGACGGCACAATTTTCAAGGGGACGAGTTTCACCGGACAGGGCGAAGCCAGCGGCGAAGTCATCTTCAACACCGGCATGACCGGATATCAGGAAATTCTGACCGATCCCTCCTACACAGGTCAGATGGTCACCATGACCTATCCGCTCATAGGCAACTACGGCGTGAACCCCGAAGACGTGGAATCCGACAAGATCCAGGTTGGCGGATTCATCGTCAAGGAATGCTGCAAACGCCCCAGTAACTGGCGATCAACCATGTCCCTGCCCGACTATCTCACTGAGGTCGGCGTCATGGGCATTGAAGGCATCGACACCCGCGCCCTGACTCGCCACCTGCGACTGCACGGCGCACAGCGCGGCTATATTGCCACTGGCGACGTCAACCCTGAAGAACTCGTCAGGAAAGCCCAGTCCATTGAAAACATGGAAGGACTGAATCTGGCTGACCGCGTATCGTGTGACCGCCCTTATACATGGGACGGGACCAAGCCCGTGTTCATCGACGACATGAAAAACTTTGCATGGTCCGGCACAGGCCCCAAGCTGGCTGTGTACGACTTCGGCATCAAGTGGAACATCCTGCGCCTCATGGCTGCCGAAGGCTTTGACATGATTGTACTGCCTTCAAACTATACGGCAGCACAGGTTCGTGAACTTCGTCCTGATGCTGTTTTCCTGTCCAACGGCCCCGGCGACCCGGCTGCCGTGACCTCCGCTGTGCAGGCGGCCAAGGAACTGTACGAAGAATACCCCATCGCCGGCATTTGCCTTGGCCACCAGATTCTCGGTCTGGCCATGGGCGGCAAGACGTTCAAGCTCAAGTTTGGTCATCACGGATGCAACCATCCGGTTATTGACCTGCACACAGAGAAAATTGAGATTTCTTCGCAGAACCATGGTTTCTGCGTGGACATTGAAGGGTTGGATTTTCTGGAACCCACGCACAAGAATCTCAATGACAATACGTTAGAGGGCTTTCGGCACAAGGAAAGACCACTTCTGGCCATCCAGCACCACCCCGAAGCCGGTCCAGGTCCTCATGACAGCCGCTATTTCTTTGCAAGATTTCGTGATATGGTTCGAACTAGTACCGGAATATAG
- a CDS encoding tetratricopeptide repeat protein yields MSTDLIKSRKKMNSVPTLLKKGKYMTAVQSIHDGLILFLKNQVMKNEREEFEDILRKVTYALNSDGELRKIYPLVISYEPGQERALLDAMRELLQELQKALNESVQGDMEAIAAQKKAALEQGQQHLDDQEWDKATATFNQLVRDFGGDTDLKADIADRYLNAGRYKEAYEMLDDALKDDPNAIHLYNRIGMVLRKMKDFETAEKYYLKALTLTNEDEYLHYNMGRLYFDWKKWAKMAQSAQVAVDLNPDFAEAVKMLKFAQKKAAG; encoded by the coding sequence ATGTCCACTGATCTGATCAAATCACGCAAAAAGATGAATTCCGTCCCTACCCTTCTTAAAAAGGGTAAATATATGACAGCTGTTCAGTCTATTCATGACGGCCTTATCCTTTTTCTCAAGAATCAGGTCATGAAAAATGAACGGGAAGAATTCGAAGATATCCTGCGGAAAGTCACCTACGCGCTCAACTCGGACGGCGAACTTCGCAAGATCTATCCGCTAGTCATCAGTTACGAGCCGGGACAGGAACGTGCACTCCTGGACGCCATGCGTGAATTGTTGCAGGAACTGCAAAAAGCGCTCAACGAATCGGTTCAAGGCGACATGGAGGCCATTGCTGCCCAAAAGAAAGCCGCCCTTGAACAAGGGCAACAGCATCTTGACGACCAGGAATGGGATAAGGCCACGGCGACCTTCAACCAACTCGTCCGGGATTTCGGAGGTGATACCGACCTCAAGGCAGATATAGCAGACCGCTATCTCAATGCAGGACGGTATAAAGAAGCCTATGAAATGTTGGATGACGCTCTCAAGGACGACCCCAACGCCATTCATCTGTATAACAGAATAGGCATGGTCCTGCGCAAGATGAAGGACTTCGAAACCGCCGAAAAGTACTATCTCAAGGCGCTGACACTCACCAACGAAGATGAGTATCTCCATTACAATATGGGACGCCTCTACTTCGACTGGAAAAAGTGGGCAAAAATGGCTCAATCAGCACAAGTGGCTGTTGACCTCAACCCGGACTTCGCAGAAGCAGTCAAGATGCTCAAGTTTGCTCAAAAGAAAGCGGCTGGTTAA
- a CDS encoding ATP-binding cassette domain-containing protein, which translates to MQFELDITKRLCSGGDEFLLRSQFSTMDRAVVLFGPSGSGKTLTLRSIAGMLTPDQGYIKVNGDVVFDSSANVNVPTRRRKVGYVFQDYALFPHLTVIENISFGLKPLIGRLMPKDVHRVEELIDVFGLGKVAGQKPIALSGGQQQRTALARALAPSPALLLLDEPFSALDQPLRIRMRNELAKVLEKFGIPTIMVTHDADDVESFAETIVVYRNGNVANVLSVNDIAESGQGLTETLQGQVAQAYE; encoded by the coding sequence ATGCAGTTTGAACTCGACATAACTAAGCGTCTGTGTAGCGGGGGAGATGAGTTTCTCCTCCGCTCGCAGTTCTCTACCATGGATCGCGCCGTGGTATTGTTCGGACCGTCCGGGTCGGGCAAGACTCTCACCTTGCGTTCCATCGCCGGTATGCTGACGCCGGACCAAGGGTATATCAAAGTGAACGGTGACGTGGTGTTCGACTCGAGTGCGAATGTCAACGTACCCACGCGGCGACGGAAGGTGGGATACGTATTTCAGGATTATGCCCTGTTTCCACATTTGACCGTCATCGAAAATATTTCATTTGGACTCAAGCCGCTTATTGGTCGACTTATGCCAAAAGACGTGCATCGGGTGGAAGAGTTGATTGATGTGTTTGGGTTGGGAAAAGTTGCAGGGCAGAAACCGATCGCCTTGTCCGGCGGGCAGCAGCAACGAACGGCCTTGGCCCGCGCTCTGGCACCTTCGCCCGCGCTGCTTTTGTTGGATGAACCATTCAGTGCTCTGGATCAGCCGTTGCGCATACGGATGCGGAATGAACTCGCCAAGGTTCTGGAAAAATTCGGCATACCTACGATTATGGTCACTCATGATGCGGATGATGTGGAGTCGTTTGCCGAAACTATTGTCGTGTATCGTAACGGCAATGTGGCAAATGTCCTTTCAGTCAATGACATTGCCGAATCGGGGCAGGGGCTTACTGAAACTCTGCAAGGACAGGTGGCTCAGGCTTACGAGTGA
- the modA gene encoding molybdate ABC transporter substrate-binding protein has product MKRTTVFTAVVFAFLVIAGTTTNAMAQELIVSAAASLTDAFSDIERAFEKANPGVDVVINFASSGALYRQIEQGAPADVYASANPKWLTKAVDKGFVNKADVQVFARNSLVLATPADNPAGVTTLNDLVAAKVKSIGIGTPETVPAGQYAKGALVARDMYDKMTSKMIFGESVRQVLDYLSRGEIDCGFVYRTDAVKAGDKVRIIEEIPLEKPVTYPISVLKEAAAPHMAAAFVEFVRSDEGMSLLEGRGFKRP; this is encoded by the coding sequence ATGAAACGTACTACTGTTTTTACTGCTGTTGTTTTTGCTTTCCTTGTCATTGCTGGGACTACAACGAATGCCATGGCGCAAGAGCTGATTGTATCTGCCGCAGCCAGCCTGACGGATGCTTTTAGTGACATTGAGCGCGCTTTTGAAAAGGCCAATCCCGGGGTGGATGTGGTCATTAATTTTGCTTCTTCCGGTGCATTGTACAGGCAGATTGAGCAGGGTGCTCCGGCTGATGTCTATGCTTCAGCCAATCCAAAATGGCTGACAAAAGCCGTTGATAAGGGTTTTGTCAATAAAGCCGACGTTCAGGTCTTTGCCCGTAACTCATTGGTGCTTGCGACTCCGGCAGATAACCCGGCAGGCGTGACGACCTTGAATGATCTTGTCGCTGCAAAAGTCAAGTCCATTGGCATTGGAACGCCTGAAACAGTGCCTGCTGGACAGTATGCAAAGGGAGCCCTTGTGGCCCGAGATATGTATGATAAGATGACCAGTAAAATGATCTTCGGTGAATCCGTACGACAGGTCTTGGATTATCTCTCTCGTGGCGAAATTGACTGTGGGTTCGTTTACCGCACTGATGCCGTCAAGGCCGGTGACAAGGTCCGCATAATTGAGGAGATTCCTCTCGAAAAGCCGGTAACGTATCCTATTTCTGTCCTCAAAGAAGCGGCAGCTCCGCACATGGCGGCTGCATTTGTCGAATTTGTTCGCAGTGATGAGGGCATGTCTCTGCTCGAGGGGCGTGGTTTCAAGCGTCCTTAG